A part of bacterium genomic DNA contains:
- a CDS encoding Ppx/GppA phosphatase family protein: protein MTSPTLRVGSIDIGSNSVRLLVAQLGGSNGLKRLLGQRAMPRLGTGVRSTGMLREQAIEHTVLIVKEFLELARAMGVKKILAAGTSAVREACNRDLLLQRLEQATGIRVRVLSGEEEALWAVEGIRWVWSSPPERWLAVDIGGGSSELALVEGHGVVGVLSVPLGMVKLTEEYLKEDLPSQKALKNCRDEVRSVLKEAFLHLGLDGIKGLAVAGTAGTITTLAALEKAMKNYDGDVIHGTKLEKTAVEKWLSRLSAMESRHRRLLPGMEPGREDVIVAGAVIVDEFLELARAEAMMVSDHGLLEGMARMAPEWGQALV from the coding sequence ATGACCTCACCTACGCTTCGTGTGGGCTCCATAGATATAGGCAGCAACAGCGTAAGGTTGCTCGTGGCACAGCTGGGGGGTTCCAACGGCCTCAAAAGGCTTTTGGGCCAAAGAGCCATGCCCAGGCTAGGCACAGGTGTCAGGTCCACTGGCATGTTGAGGGAACAGGCCATAGAGCACACTGTGCTCATCGTCAAAGAGTTCCTGGAGCTGGCTCGTGCCATGGGAGTAAAAAAAATTCTGGCTGCAGGCACCAGTGCTGTCAGGGAGGCATGCAACAGGGATCTGCTGCTGCAAAGGCTTGAGCAGGCCACAGGCATACGAGTTCGTGTGCTCAGCGGAGAGGAAGAAGCGCTCTGGGCAGTGGAGGGCATCCGATGGGTCTGGAGCAGCCCTCCCGAGAGGTGGCTGGCAGTGGATATCGGGGGAGGAAGCAGTGAGTTGGCACTGGTAGAGGGCCATGGGGTCGTGGGTGTGCTGAGCGTGCCCTTGGGAATGGTGAAATTGACAGAAGAATATCTGAAGGAGGATCTCCCTTCCCAAAAGGCCTTGAAGAACTGCAGAGATGAAGTCCGAAGTGTACTTAAAGAGGCATTTTTACATCTGGGTTTGGATGGGATCAAAGGGCTTGCGGTGGCAGGCACTGCCGGAACCATAACCACCCTGGCGGCCCTGGAAAAAGCAATGAAGAATTATGACGGTGATGTCATTCACGGCACAAAACTTGAGAAAACCGCTGTTGAGAAATGGCTTTCCAGGCTCTCGGCCATGGAATCGAGGCACAGGAGGTTGCTGCCTGGCATGGAGCCTGGCAGAGAGGATGTCATAGTGGCGGGAGCAGTAATTGTGGATGAGTTCCTGGAACTTGCCCGCGCAGAGGCCATGATGGTGAGCGATCACGGTTTGCTTGAGGGCATGGCCAGGATGGCTCCCGAGTGGGGCCAGGCTTTGGTTTGA
- the guaA gene encoding glutamine-hydrolyzing GMP synthase — MKADIHSQRVLILDFGSQYTQLIARRIRECKVYCEIHPYSVPLEWIREFSPKGIVLSGGPASVYDPGAPVVSQQIFRLGIPVLGICYGMQLMAHLMGGKVQKAHSREYGRAELEILETDPLFHGLGNRQTVWMSHGDRIEAVPPGFRVIGTSSNSPVAAFSDQAGQIYGVQFHPEVVHTPKGKTMIRNFLRLICRCSSTWTMRSFVEATTMNLRQQVGDQKVICALSGGVDSAVTAALLYKAVGTQLHCIFVDNGLLRQGEAQEVRSTFGERFGKNFHHVEAGELFLRRLEGVVDPEAKRKAIGEEFIRLFEKEARKLGKVRFLAQGTLYPDVIESVSFKGPSATIKSHHNVGGLPQVMDLELIEPLRELFKDEVRVLGRELGLPSNIVERQPFPGPGLAIRIVGEVTRSRLDTLRKADAIVLEEIRRAGLYSKLWQSFAVYIPVRSVGVMGDERTYEEVVAVRAVTSQDGMTADWADIPAQVLRNISNRIINEVKGINRVVYDISSKPPSTIEWE; from the coding sequence TTGAAAGCGGACATACATTCCCAAAGAGTACTGATCCTGGATTTTGGTTCCCAGTACACCCAGCTGATAGCCCGAAGGATAAGGGAGTGCAAGGTTTATTGCGAGATTCATCCATACAGTGTGCCGCTGGAGTGGATCAGAGAGTTTTCCCCCAAAGGAATAGTTCTATCCGGGGGGCCGGCCAGCGTGTATGATCCTGGAGCCCCTGTGGTTTCGCAGCAGATCTTCCGGCTGGGAATCCCGGTGCTTGGCATTTGCTACGGTATGCAGCTCATGGCCCATCTCATGGGCGGAAAAGTGCAGAAAGCCCATTCCAGGGAATATGGCAGGGCAGAACTGGAAATTCTGGAGACCGACCCCCTCTTTCATGGGCTGGGAAACCGCCAGACCGTCTGGATGAGCCATGGTGACCGCATCGAGGCTGTACCGCCTGGTTTCCGTGTCATAGGTACTTCGAGCAATTCTCCTGTGGCTGCCTTTTCGGATCAGGCGGGCCAGATCTATGGAGTCCAATTCCATCCCGAGGTGGTACATACCCCCAAGGGAAAGACCATGATACGCAATTTCCTGAGGCTGATCTGCAGGTGCAGCTCTACATGGACCATGCGTTCCTTTGTGGAGGCCACCACCATGAATCTCCGCCAGCAGGTGGGGGATCAGAAGGTGATCTGCGCTCTTAGCGGCGGGGTGGACTCTGCAGTGACGGCTGCACTGCTTTACAAAGCCGTGGGAACCCAACTTCATTGCATCTTCGTGGACAATGGACTGCTCAGACAGGGGGAAGCTCAAGAAGTCAGGAGCACCTTTGGGGAGCGCTTCGGTAAGAACTTCCATCACGTGGAAGCAGGGGAACTGTTCCTGAGACGCCTTGAGGGTGTTGTGGATCCAGAGGCCAAACGAAAGGCCATAGGTGAGGAGTTCATCAGGCTCTTTGAGAAGGAGGCCAGAAAATTAGGCAAGGTGCGTTTCTTGGCCCAAGGCACCTTGTATCCGGATGTGATAGAGAGCGTATCCTTTAAGGGGCCCTCTGCCACCATCAAGAGCCACCATAATGTGGGGGGGCTCCCTCAGGTCATGGACCTAGAGCTTATCGAGCCCCTCAGAGAGCTCTTCAAGGATGAGGTCCGGGTTCTAGGCAGGGAGCTGGGATTGCCAAGCAACATAGTAGAAAGACAACCCTTCCCGGGTCCGGGTCTGGCCATCAGGATCGTGGGAGAGGTAACCCGGAGCCGACTGGACACACTCAGAAAGGCCGATGCCATAGTGCTGGAGGAAATAAGGCGGGCGGGGCTTTACAGCAAGCTGTGGCAGTCATTTGCAGTGTACATTCCCGTTCGTTCTGTGGGAGTGATGGGGGATGAACGCACGTATGAGGAGGTAGTGGCTGTAAGGGCTGTCACCAGCCAGGACGGAATGACCGCGGATTGGGCTGATATTCCGGCCCAGGTGTTAAGAAACATATCAAACCGGATCATAAACGAGGTCAAAGGGATTAACAGGGTCGTGTACGATATTTCCTCCAAGCCTCCCAGTACCATCGAATGGGAGTGA
- the guaB gene encoding IMP dehydrogenase yields MSTSLQENLRHGLTFDDVLLVPAESQVLPKDVDVSTWLTPSIPLKIPLVSAAMDTVTESQTAIAMAREGGIGIIHRNMGIEQQAREVDKVKKSESGMIIDPITVRPDQKIRDALDLMRRYGISGVPVTVEGVLVGILTNRDLRFETDLEKPVSEVMTKDKLVTVPPGISLEESKILLHRHRIEKLLVVDEGYRLKGLITIKDIEKTIKYPNACKDHLGRLRVGAAVGTSAETMQRVDALLKAGADVIVVDTSHGHSRRVMDTVREIKASFPGAQVIAGNVATAEGTEALIKAGADAVKVGVGPGSICTTRIVAGVGVPQITAIAQAYGVARKHDIPIIADGGIKFSGDITKAMAAGAHSVMVGSLLAGTEESPGETVLFQGRTYKVYRGMGSIEAMKQGSRDRYAQDDMEEEAGKLVPEGIVGRVPYRGPLSSTVYQLVGGLRSGMGYLGCRDLKELREKARFIRITAAGLRESHVHDVIITQEAPNYWLENK; encoded by the coding sequence GTGAGTACTTCTCTGCAGGAAAACCTCAGGCATGGCTTGACCTTTGACGATGTGCTTCTGGTGCCTGCCGAATCCCAGGTGCTTCCCAAGGATGTGGATGTGAGCACCTGGCTTACTCCCAGCATTCCTCTAAAAATACCCTTGGTCAGCGCAGCCATGGACACTGTTACGGAATCTCAGACTGCCATTGCCATGGCAAGGGAGGGCGGCATAGGCATCATCCACAGAAACATGGGCATAGAACAACAGGCCCGGGAGGTGGACAAGGTCAAGAAGTCCGAAAGTGGAATGATCATCGATCCCATCACCGTACGGCCTGACCAGAAAATCAGGGACGCTCTTGATTTGATGCGCAGGTACGGAATATCGGGTGTTCCGGTGACCGTGGAAGGCGTGCTGGTGGGTATACTGACCAACCGTGACCTCAGATTCGAGACAGACCTTGAGAAACCTGTTTCAGAGGTCATGACCAAGGATAAGCTGGTTACTGTTCCGCCAGGAATAAGCCTGGAGGAATCAAAGATACTGCTTCACAGACACAGAATAGAGAAACTCCTGGTAGTGGATGAGGGTTACCGCCTAAAAGGCCTCATAACCATAAAGGACATAGAAAAGACCATCAAGTACCCCAATGCATGCAAGGACCATCTGGGCAGGCTTAGGGTGGGGGCGGCTGTGGGGACTTCGGCCGAGACAATGCAGAGGGTGGATGCACTGCTGAAGGCGGGTGCTGATGTGATAGTGGTGGACACCTCCCATGGCCATTCCAGGAGGGTCATGGATACTGTCAGAGAGATAAAGGCAAGCTTTCCAGGAGCCCAGGTGATTGCCGGAAATGTTGCCACTGCCGAGGGCACCGAGGCCTTGATAAAAGCAGGGGCCGATGCCGTGAAGGTAGGGGTAGGGCCAGGTTCCATCTGCACCACACGCATTGTTGCGGGTGTGGGGGTGCCCCAAATCACGGCCATTGCCCAGGCTTACGGGGTGGCCCGCAAACATGACATACCCATCATAGCAGATGGGGGCATCAAATTCTCAGGAGACATAACCAAGGCCATGGCAGCAGGGGCTCACAGCGTAATGGTGGGAAGCCTCTTGGCGGGAACAGAGGAGTCTCCGGGCGAGACGGTTCTTTTCCAGGGCAGAACTTACAAGGTATATCGAGGTATGGGCTCCATAGAAGCCATGAAACAGGGAAGCCGTGACCGATACGCCCAGGATGACATGGAAGAGGAGGCAGGCAAGCTTGTTCCCGAGGGGATTGTGGGAAGGGTGCCCTACAGGGGGCCTCTTTCCTCTACGGTTTATCAACTGGTGGGGGGATTACGCTCGGGAATGGGCTATCTTGGCTGCAGGGATCTCAAGGAGCTGAGGGAAAAGGCCCGTTTCATAAGGATCACGGCTGCTGGTCTGAGGGAAAGTCATGTACATGACGTGATCATCACCCAGGAGGCCCCAAACTATTGGCTGGAGAACAAGTGA
- the cmk gene encoding (d)CMP kinase, translating into MDLRGFIVTVDGPSGAGKSTLARMLAKELGFKYVDTGALYRAVGWWVKKKGLDPDSEEDLRKACEGIQLWVDWDPSGCMRVLCNGQDITDELRGEAMGMVASKVSAKGVVREYLWRLQRELGDNGSMVFEGRDMGTQVFPHAPVRFFLTASLKERARRRWLETSARSDTLSLEKVLEEMQKRDEQDSSRELAPLRIPPGAVILDTTSLTPEEVLERMLREVRVHLRGLEA; encoded by the coding sequence GTGGATCTAAGAGGGTTTATTGTTACCGTGGATGGGCCAAGCGGGGCAGGCAAGAGCACCTTGGCTCGCATGCTGGCAAAAGAGCTGGGATTCAAGTATGTGGATACCGGAGCCTTGTACAGAGCCGTGGGCTGGTGGGTCAAAAAAAAAGGCCTGGATCCGGATTCTGAGGAGGACTTGAGAAAAGCATGTGAAGGGATCCAGCTTTGGGTTGATTGGGACCCCAGCGGATGCATGCGGGTCTTGTGCAACGGACAAGACATTACAGATGAGCTAAGGGGTGAGGCCATGGGTATGGTGGCCTCCAAGGTTTCGGCAAAAGGGGTGGTTCGGGAGTATCTCTGGCGGCTCCAGCGTGAGCTGGGAGACAATGGTTCCATGGTCTTCGAGGGGCGAGACATGGGCACGCAGGTTTTCCCCCATGCCCCGGTCCGCTTTTTCCTGACAGCCAGCTTGAAGGAGAGAGCCCGAAGGCGCTGGCTGGAGACGAGTGCCAGGTCAGATACGCTTAGCCTGGAGAAGGTCCTGGAGGAAATGCAAAAAAGGGATGAGCAGGACAGCAGCCGTGAGTTGGCGCCCCTTAGGATTCCACCAGGAGCGGTGATTCTGGATACCACTTCTCTTACCCCAGAAGAGGTATTGGAGAGGATGCTAAGAGAGGTCAGAGTCCACCTGAGGGGTTTGGAAGCATGA
- a CDS encoding 30S ribosomal protein S1 yields the protein MQEEGIVTSGKASGSAMENLEVQPEVPGAERKEEFENLFEESLNQLQEGDLVQGRVVQVGKEHVMVDVGYKCEGQIPIQEFQGEDGKVTVREGDTIEVLLESRDDEEGVIVLSKAKADKIKVWEEVRRAYEAGGSVEGRIVGRVRGGLSVDIGVLAFLPGSQVDIRPVRNLERFIGQTCRFRVLKYNRRRSNIVLSRRALLEEERAQTREKTLSTLEEGMLVRGVVKNITEYGAFVDLGGVDGLLHITDMSWGRVKHPSEVVQVGQELEVKVLQFDKEKERVSLGLKQTMEDPWSRVEERYGVGSRHQGRVVSIADYGAFVELEKGVEGLVHVSEMSWTKRLRHPSKVVSVGDEVDVVVLGVDPGRRRISLGMKQLKPNPWVTVAEKYPVGTILQGRIRNITEFGIFIGLDEGIDGMVHVSDISWTKRIKHPGEIFKKGQEVQAIVLHIDQENERFSLGIKQLEPDPWDSIPLKYPVGSKVRGKVTSVTDFGVFLEIEEGIEGLIHISELKKEKVKSASEVCKEGDELEALVIHLDPRERKIGLSLKALQRREEEADVRGYLSAQRGYTPTIGALLRDEMLKKARESQQNDSLEDKASPEE from the coding sequence ATGCAAGAGGAAGGGATAGTGACCTCGGGAAAAGCATCGGGCTCAGCAATGGAGAACCTGGAGGTTCAGCCCGAGGTGCCGGGGGCGGAACGTAAGGAGGAATTTGAGAATCTGTTTGAGGAATCCCTAAACCAGCTCCAGGAAGGAGACCTGGTACAGGGTCGCGTTGTGCAGGTTGGCAAGGAACATGTGATGGTGGATGTGGGTTACAAGTGCGAAGGACAGATCCCCATTCAGGAGTTCCAAGGTGAGGACGGTAAGGTCACGGTCCGAGAGGGTGACACCATCGAGGTGCTGCTGGAGTCCCGGGACGACGAGGAAGGGGTTATAGTTCTATCCAAGGCCAAAGCCGACAAGATCAAGGTCTGGGAGGAGGTGCGCCGGGCTTATGAGGCAGGAGGATCGGTGGAGGGCCGGATAGTTGGGAGGGTCAGGGGAGGCCTTTCTGTTGACATAGGAGTCTTGGCCTTTCTGCCGGGTTCCCAGGTGGACATCAGGCCTGTGAGGAACCTGGAGCGTTTCATAGGACAGACTTGCCGGTTCAGGGTGCTCAAGTACAACAGACGAAGAAGCAACATAGTGCTCTCCAGGCGTGCTCTTTTGGAAGAAGAAAGAGCTCAGACAAGGGAAAAGACCCTATCTACCCTCGAGGAAGGTATGCTGGTCCGAGGGGTGGTGAAGAACATAACTGAATATGGGGCCTTCGTTGATTTGGGGGGCGTGGACGGACTCTTACACATAACAGACATGTCCTGGGGAAGGGTCAAGCATCCTTCTGAGGTGGTGCAGGTTGGTCAGGAATTGGAGGTAAAGGTTCTGCAATTTGACAAGGAAAAGGAAAGGGTGTCCCTTGGCTTGAAGCAGACCATGGAGGATCCCTGGAGCCGCGTGGAGGAGCGCTATGGCGTAGGCAGCAGGCATCAGGGCAGGGTGGTCAGCATTGCCGATTACGGGGCCTTCGTGGAGTTGGAAAAAGGCGTTGAGGGGCTTGTGCATGTGTCCGAGATGAGCTGGACCAAGAGGCTTCGCCATCCCTCCAAGGTTGTAAGTGTGGGTGATGAGGTGGATGTGGTGGTGCTGGGGGTGGATCCAGGCCGAAGAAGGATATCTCTTGGGATGAAGCAGCTCAAGCCCAATCCTTGGGTTACAGTGGCAGAGAAGTACCCGGTGGGAACAATTCTCCAGGGCAGAATAAGAAACATCACAGAGTTTGGAATCTTCATAGGCCTGGATGAAGGAATAGATGGAATGGTTCATGTCTCTGATATCTCCTGGACCAAGAGGATCAAGCATCCAGGCGAGATCTTCAAGAAGGGCCAGGAGGTGCAGGCCATAGTGCTTCACATAGATCAGGAAAACGAGAGATTCTCCCTGGGCATCAAGCAGTTGGAGCCTGATCCGTGGGATTCCATCCCCCTGAAATACCCTGTGGGAAGCAAGGTCAGGGGGAAAGTAACCAGCGTGACCGATTTCGGGGTTTTCCTGGAAATCGAGGAGGGTATCGAAGGGCTCATACACATATCAGAGCTCAAGAAAGAAAAGGTAAAGAGCGCCTCCGAGGTCTGTAAAGAAGGAGACGAGCTGGAGGCTCTTGTGATTCACTTGGATCCCAGGGAAAGAAAGATAGGTTTGAGTCTCAAGGCTCTTCAAAGAAGGGAAGAAGAGGCGGATGTGAGAGGATACCTGAGCGCTCAGCGCGGGTACACGCCCACCATAGGGGCCCTATTGAGGGACGAGATGTTGAAGAAGGCCAGAGAGTCGCAACAGAACGACTCCCTCGAGGACAAGGCCTCCCCCGAGGAGTAG
- a CDS encoding cbb3-type cytochrome c oxidase subunit I, with protein MSLGKLKWAAILSFLVGMVVLLAGGFAAREELPPYPGKVVGPDGNMLFQKKDILEGQDVYQRYGLMDHGSVWGHGSQRGPEFSALSLKLIGDAARDLISGNEYGKPYEKLEPSQRELVDVKVTQDIKLNRYDAAKDTLTLTEAQLQGLRLLERYWEKTFKEGEKGYGILPGTIPTEKERLQISRFFFWTAWVASTLRPDKQYTYTNNWPPDRSVGNVATTQTYFWSIGGVFSLFVVLGLFIFLVHHYGLWYGPTKGVALSERLMEMPLAPSQVKAAKFFLVVVLLLLLQTCMGGLLAHYTVHPGSFWLQWVATLIPYSWAKSWHLQLAVFWIATTWVASAIYLAPIIGGKEPKAQGALVQLLFVAVLIVALGSLLGQVAGIKGMLGDLWFWLGHQGWEYLELGRLWQILLLVGLVFWLLVVYRAVAHHLSLGHKDEFTSLIWFYLFSAVLVVGFFSFGLFYGKGSHLTLADYWRWFVVHIWVESIFEFFGVAAISLLLVAMGLASARAALTVAYFTAALVFITGIIGTAHHYFWYGGPSLWLGWGAIFSSMEPVPLFGLVVRSMMEYKSIRRQGKEFPYRWPLYFLVASSFWNFVGAGLFGFLINLPIVNYYEHGTYLTMNHGHTALFGTYGMLSIALLLFSWRGLVEKAHWNDGLLKLSFFGLNGGLALMALGTLLPVGAIQAWTSFKEGLWMARDASFFQKGAVSLLGNLRIIPDLVIIILGVFPLAWFLFKTYPRLKPVGIREGESVWEKLGIQL; from the coding sequence ATGTCCTTGGGCAAACTCAAGTGGGCGGCTATTCTTAGTTTCTTGGTGGGCATGGTGGTTCTTTTGGCCGGAGGGTTCGCGGCCAGAGAGGAGCTTCCACCCTATCCCGGAAAGGTGGTGGGGCCGGATGGAAATATGCTGTTCCAAAAGAAAGACATCCTGGAAGGACAAGATGTGTATCAACGCTATGGTTTGATGGACCATGGCAGCGTCTGGGGGCACGGGTCACAAAGAGGTCCCGAGTTCTCTGCCCTCAGCCTCAAGCTGATAGGCGATGCAGCCAGGGATCTGATCTCCGGCAATGAGTATGGCAAGCCTTATGAGAAACTGGAACCCTCCCAGAGGGAACTGGTGGATGTGAAGGTGACCCAGGATATCAAGCTCAACAGGTACGACGCGGCCAAGGACACCTTGACCCTGACAGAGGCGCAACTCCAAGGCCTCAGGCTCTTGGAAAGGTATTGGGAAAAAACCTTCAAAGAAGGTGAGAAGGGCTACGGCATCTTGCCAGGCACCATACCCACAGAAAAAGAAAGGCTCCAGATCTCCAGGTTCTTTTTCTGGACCGCCTGGGTGGCATCCACCTTGAGACCGGACAAACAGTACACCTATACCAACAACTGGCCCCCTGACAGAAGCGTGGGCAATGTGGCCACAACCCAGACCTACTTCTGGTCCATAGGAGGAGTCTTCTCCCTGTTTGTGGTCTTAGGGCTTTTCATCTTTCTTGTTCACCATTATGGACTTTGGTACGGACCCACCAAAGGAGTCGCCCTTTCGGAGAGACTCATGGAAATGCCCCTGGCTCCAAGCCAGGTGAAGGCTGCCAAGTTTTTTCTCGTGGTGGTTCTCTTGCTCTTGCTGCAAACTTGTATGGGCGGACTCTTGGCTCATTACACTGTGCACCCTGGCAGCTTTTGGTTACAGTGGGTCGCCACACTCATTCCATATAGCTGGGCCAAGAGCTGGCATTTGCAACTGGCAGTTTTTTGGATAGCCACAACCTGGGTGGCTTCGGCCATCTACCTGGCTCCCATCATAGGTGGCAAGGAGCCAAAGGCTCAAGGAGCCTTGGTACAGCTCTTGTTCGTGGCTGTATTGATAGTTGCTCTGGGGAGCCTGCTGGGACAGGTGGCCGGCATCAAAGGCATGCTGGGAGACCTGTGGTTCTGGTTGGGCCATCAGGGATGGGAGTACTTGGAGTTGGGCAGGCTCTGGCAGATTCTACTGCTGGTGGGACTTGTCTTCTGGTTGCTGGTGGTGTACCGAGCCGTGGCACATCACCTGAGTCTGGGCCACAAAGATGAGTTTACATCCCTCATCTGGTTTTACCTGTTCAGTGCGGTCCTGGTGGTGGGATTCTTCTCCTTCGGGCTCTTCTATGGAAAGGGTTCTCATCTCACTCTGGCTGATTACTGGAGATGGTTTGTTGTGCATATCTGGGTGGAGAGCATATTCGAATTCTTCGGTGTGGCTGCCATTTCCCTCTTACTGGTGGCCATGGGTCTGGCCTCTGCCAGGGCTGCCCTTACTGTGGCCTACTTCACCGCGGCCTTGGTTTTCATAACAGGCATTATCGGCACCGCTCATCACTACTTCTGGTACGGCGGTCCCTCCCTTTGGTTGGGCTGGGGCGCAATCTTCTCTTCCATGGAGCCTGTTCCCCTGTTCGGACTGGTGGTCAGATCCATGATGGAATACAAGAGCATAAGGCGGCAGGGTAAGGAATTTCCCTACAGATGGCCTTTGTACTTCCTGGTGGCTTCCTCTTTCTGGAACTTCGTGGGGGCAGGGTTGTTTGGCTTCCTGATCAACCTGCCCATAGTCAACTACTACGAGCACGGCACGTATCTTACCATGAACCACGGTCACACGGCCCTTTTCGGCACCTACGGCATGCTCTCCATAGCCTTGTTGCTCTTTTCCTGGAGGGGGCTTGTGGAAAAGGCCCACTGGAATGACGGATTGCTGAAACTGTCCTTCTTCGGCCTCAATGGAGGGCTTGCGCTCATGGCCTTGGGAACACTGCTTCCAGTGGGTGCCATACAGGCTTGGACAAGTTTCAAGGAAGGCCTTTGGATGGCCAGGGACGCCTCCTTCTTCCAAAAGGGAGCTGTGTCTCTTTTGGGAAACCTAAGAATCATCCCTGACCTGGTGATCATAATCTTGGGAGTTTTCCCCCTGGCCTGGTTTCTGTTCAAGACCTATCCGAGACTCAAACCAGTAGGCATAAGAGAGGGGGAGTCGGTCTGGGAAAAACTGGGAATTCAACTGTGA
- the sppA gene encoding signal peptide peptidase SppA — protein MRKRTPWLLKLLLLAGVSCVLVIVVGLVLSWFQGSGGLSLRDRIAVVRLEGVISDVRGVLESLDKQGKDPRVKALVIRVDSPGGAVAPTQEVFQALKSWSQSKKVVASLGSIATSGGYYVACAAHRVVANPGTITGSIGVVVQMASLENLLEKLGIKSQVIKSGQHKDMGSMFRSLSEEEKGLLQKVVDDVHEQFVTDVASSRGLGMEKVRSMADGRIFSGRQAKDLGLVDELGGLREAIQVAARLAEIKGEPVVVEEPKERFSIWKLILGESRFNALWQSFISPHPITFLFHP, from the coding sequence ATGAGGAAGAGAACTCCCTGGTTGCTGAAGCTTCTGCTGTTGGCAGGAGTAAGCTGTGTGCTGGTCATAGTGGTAGGCCTAGTGCTTAGCTGGTTTCAGGGCTCCGGTGGCTTGAGCCTTAGGGACAGAATTGCGGTGGTTAGGCTCGAAGGAGTCATAAGCGATGTACGGGGGGTGCTGGAATCCTTGGACAAGCAGGGCAAAGATCCCAGGGTGAAGGCCCTGGTTATCAGAGTGGATAGCCCTGGGGGTGCTGTTGCGCCCACCCAGGAGGTTTTCCAAGCCCTGAAATCTTGGAGTCAGAGCAAGAAGGTAGTGGCCTCCCTCGGATCCATTGCCACATCCGGAGGTTATTATGTGGCCTGTGCAGCGCATCGCGTGGTGGCAAATCCAGGTACCATAACGGGTTCCATAGGTGTGGTGGTCCAAATGGCAAGCCTGGAAAACCTCCTGGAAAAGCTGGGGATCAAGAGCCAGGTCATAAAGAGTGGACAGCACAAGGACATGGGTTCCATGTTCAGATCCCTGAGCGAGGAAGAAAAAGGCCTGTTGCAGAAGGTGGTGGACGATGTTCATGAGCAGTTCGTGACAGACGTTGCCAGTTCCCGAGGCCTTGGCATGGAAAAGGTAAGAAGCATGGCGGATGGGCGCATCTTCTCAGGCAGACAGGCCAAGGACCTGGGCCTGGTGGATGAGTTGGGAGGCCTGAGGGAGGCAATCCAGGTGGCTGCCCGATTGGCAGAGATAAAGGGGGAACCTGTTGTGGTGGAAGAACCAAAGGAACGATTCTCCATATGGAAACTGATTCTTGGAGAGTCCAGGTTCAACGCCCTGTGGCAGTCCTTTATTAGTCCTCATCCTATAACATTTCTTTTCCATCCCTGA
- a CDS encoding PilZ domain-containing protein encodes MTNSASEKRRFPRLDSVHLVSYTQLDEDQNTVDMGICKSLDLSLGGVTIQTHRPFPVNALLEMVIAIEERLVKLKGRVIHIRKAGKGRHEMGVCFTEVDEKDRAGIQNFFQKISCA; translated from the coding sequence ATGACCAACTCAGCTTCCGAGAAGAGGCGCTTTCCGCGGTTGGACTCCGTTCACTTAGTGTCTTACACCCAGCTGGATGAAGACCAAAACACAGTGGACATGGGTATTTGCAAGAGCCTGGATCTAAGCCTTGGAGGGGTGACCATCCAAACCCACCGGCCCTTTCCAGTAAATGCCCTCTTGGAGATGGTCATCGCCATAGAAGAGAGGCTTGTGAAACTGAAGGGAAGGGTGATCCATATTCGAAAGGCTGGTAAAGGAAGGCACGAAATGGGAGTCTGTTTCACGGAGGTGGACGAGAAGGATCGCGCCGGGATACAGAATTTTTTTCAAAAAATCTCCTGTGCTTGA